The Borreliella burgdorferi B31 sequence ATTTTATTGACAAAAATATTAGTTTTTGCTATCATACATCTAATTTAATAAAGAGAAGTAAAAAGGTGTGTGATTTAAGAAAAACAAAACTAATAGATAAAATAAGTTCACTAGAACTATACAAATACTCAATATTTTTTAGAAATTACATTGAAAATGTAGCAGAAGATTGTCTCAAGAACGGACTTATTCTTGAGAGTGCTGCCCACAATGTTAGTGAGGTTGAACTTGCTAGGTTAAAGGTACAGCTTAAGAATGCTCTGCTTAATTGTATTATAAGCTACCGTTTTCATGGGATTGGCTATGTTTTAGTAAAAACCAAAGATACCCTAATAGATCTCGAACAACCCGTTAATATAGAATTACCTATTGGTTTTGAATACCTTGATTATGAATATGTAAGAGATTTGGGAGTTGATTTTGATCATATAACCTATAAAGTAAAATCCAACAATAAGAACAATTCTTTAGACGCAGTTAAAATACATAAAAGTCGACTTATCATATATGAAAACTTTGATTATATCTTAAAAAGATATGTTCCGTGTTATACCGAAAGCTTTTTACTAGATATTTATTTATTTGAAAAGATATACGTAGAAATAGAAAGACGTATTGAAAACCACAATTTCTTGTTTTATAAAGATGAATCTTTAGTACAACTACAAGACGCACTCTCTAGTGCAACAACTTCTTTAAGTGCACTTACTCAGAGCAATAATGATAGGGGAAGTGGCATTTTATCTTCTTTTTTGAGAAAACAAAATTCAAACAATCATAGTAAAGATATTTCTAATTTAAGAAACCTTAATGACTCATTATCACAGGAGCTTGCTAGGCTAAAAAGCAATCTAAATAATGAGGGAATGTTTTATACGGCCACCCCTAGTGCTAGTTTAGAGGTTATTAAATACGATCTTAGCTACTTAAAGGAGGCTTTAGCATTAATTAAGGCAAAAATTGGTGCAGATACTAAAGAGCCCTTAACCAGAAGTTTTAATGAGCAGGCTAAAGGACTAGGAAATGATGGTAAAGGTGATAGGAGTAATTATTACGATTTTCTCAAAGGTGTACAAGAACAAGTTGAGAACTCTTGTAATTTAAAACTTACAAAGTATTTTGGGCTTGATATGAAGTTTAATTCTCTGATTATGTTAAGTGAAGAACAAAAAGTGGAAAGAGATATAAAGCTAATTGAGCTTTACAGTAAATATAACCAGCTTATACAAAGTAGCTCATTTAATAATGAGGAGCTAGCGATGTTAAAAGAGAAATTATTCTCATTTTGAGAAAAGGAGTTAAAAGATGACTGAGAAAGAAGAAAAAGAAGACCTGCAGGCACAAGATAAAGAAGAGCAGCAAATTAAGGCTGATACTAAAGTTATCAGTGTGCAGGAATTTGAAGAGTACATGCGTTTTAAAGAGCAGGCAAATAGTAAATCC is a genomic window containing:
- a CDS encoding DUF1073 domain-containing protein; this translates as MCDLRKTKLIDKISSLELYKYSIFFRNYIENVAEDCLKNGLILESAAHNVSEVELARLKVQLKNALLNCIISYRFHGIGYVLVKTKDTLIDLEQPVNIELPIGFEYLDYEYVRDLGVDFDHITYKVKSNNKNNSLDAVKIHKSRLIIYENFDYILKRYVPCYTESFLLDIYLFEKIYVEIERRIENHNFLFYKDESLVQLQDALSSATTSLSALTQSNNDRGSGILSSFLRKQNSNNHSKDISNLRNLNDSLSQELARLKSNLNNEGMFYTATPSASLEVIKYDLSYLKEALALIKAKIGADTKEPLTRSFNEQAKGLGNDGKGDRSNYYDFLKGVQEQVENSCNLKLTKYFGLDMKFNSLIMLSEEQKVERDIKLIELYSKYNQLIQSSSFNNEELAMLKEKLFSF